One window of the Xiphophorus couchianus chromosome 12, X_couchianus-1.0, whole genome shotgun sequence genome contains the following:
- the atxn2 gene encoding ataxin-2 isoform X1: MSMKAGGNRGKPGGGNAAGAAASGAGGSGGGRQNLGRGRHSGKGPAAVIFNGVYANMRMVHVLTSVVGTKCELKVKNGAVYEGVFKTYGPECDLVLDAAHRKSPEPSFGPRKEDIVESIIFKASDVVVVTFKDVDPNFARKVSSDTDNFTDAAVSGRINGEHKEKDLEPWDGGDTHNSDSLESLDTDVSNGWDPNDMFKYNEEKYGVLSTYDSSLSTYTVPLERDDSEEFLKREARAAQLAEEIEASATYKARVALENDERTEEEKYTAVVRGERETPTLSRENKYIPPGQRNREAMSWGAGRQNSPRLGQSSAGASASRPGPHDYSPNTGPDQRVVNGGSSHWPSPCPSPSSRPPSRYQSGPSYLPPRATTPTRPPSRPPSRPSRPPSHSSHPSYPSSPSSFSQHGPTSPASTLPKRMSSEGPPRMSPKSQRTPRAHRVPPSRISSVSTAVDLGSHNPPGDVSATPPARSNSSGGTWSSVVSGAHRPRSPRQNNVGRASPGSSSLSSPQTGMAPIETVTTVTSASSPTAASPAPNMVASPSGDGKECRVQETRQSSPSANNENIKSLDNSPSISRPVCKGPPSMAPDHRKQIDNLKKFSVDFRLQSSSSPDPAFDQMTKPVRDSSDKPKDLSLDKAAAAGRDGAEDGAAGLTAGGSGAAPASSASKPGSPAAPSPSSLEQKRGGQDVTSQGFQTTAMSTLSGPKHEEKEEKKEAVQDQVRKSTLNPNANEFKPRFNTQPKPANTPTPPRPQGQPSPSIVVQQPPAVYGCFPQMYPLTPVSPGVQKSIIWKSPAVYQVQMPHMAVSQSKPYRPGKVPNMPQQRSDQHHPPGTPTMMHPATAAGPPIVAPNPAYSAQYFTCSPQQFTSQPLVQQMTHYQSQAQHVFSPVMQSTGRMMGPPTHGQPSLVSSSTTQYPEQTHTMYVSPGPMPQQYPHPSATLHPHPQHPQPSATPTGQPQQGGPPQHGGPPSHPAASPVQHPQHQQAAAAAAAAQALHLSNAPPQQQIYSALAQTPPSMTPNPQSPQASFPSAQQTVYIHPQVQHGYNPNHMAHMQQAHMQSGIVPSHHPAATHAPMMLMATQGPPGGPQPPMPQAALNPIPVSSTTHFSYLAHAQVQPHHQQQL, translated from the exons ATGTCAATGAAGGCCGGTGGAAATCGAGGCAAGCCCGGCGGGGGCAACGCAGCTGGTGCGGCCGCCTCCGGTGCTGGAGGAAGCGGCGGGGGAAGACAGAATCTGGGCAG ggGAAGACACAGTGGCAAAGGCCCTGCAGCA GTTATTTTCAATGGTGTATATGCAAATATGAGGATGGTCCATGTCTTGACTTCAGTGGTA GGGACCAAGTGTGAGCTGAAAGTAAAAAATGGAGCTGTATATGAAGGAGTATTCAAGACATACGGTCCTGAG TGCGACCTGGTGTTGGATGCAGCTCACAGAAAGAGCCCAGAGCCGAGTTTTGGCCCCAGGAAAGAAGATATAGTAGAGAGCATAATTTTTAAGGCTTCCGATGTTGTAGTGGTGACATTCAAAGACGTGGACCCGAATTTCGCCAGAAAAG TCTCTTCTGACACAG acAACTTCACAGATGCAGCAGTGAGCGGTCGAATTAATGGTGAACATAAGGAGAAAGATCTGGAGCCGTGGGACGGAGGAGACACTCACAACTCTGACAGCCTCGAGTCCCTGGACACGGATGTG TCAAACGGATGGGACCCAAACGACATGTTCAAGTACAATGAGGAGAAGTACGGAGTGTTGTCTACATATGACAGCAGCCTGTCCACATATAC TGTCCCCTTGGAGCGTGACGACTCAGAGGAGTTTCTGAAGAGGGAAGCTCGTGCCGCCCAGCTGGCAGAGGAGATAGAGGCCAGCGCCACATATAAAGCTCGGGTGGCCCTTGAAAACGACGAGCGCACAGAGGAGGAGAAATACACGGCTGTGGTGCGAGGGGAGAGGGAGACTCCCACGCTCAGCAG AGAGAACAAGTACATTCCTCCGGGTCAGAGGAACAGGGAAGCAATGTCATGGGGTGCAGGACGGCAGAATTCACCTCGACTGGGTCAGAGCTCAGCAGGAGCCTCAGCTTCTCGACCAGGACCTCATGACTACAGTCCCAACACTGGCCCGGACCAGAGGGTGGTGAACGGAG GTTCATCCCATTGGCCCTCACCCTGTCCGTCTCCCTCTTCTCGTCCCCCCTCTCGTTACCAGTCTGGCCCCTCCTACTTGCCTCCCCGGGCAACCACGCCCACCAGGCCACCCTCCAGGCCCCCCTCTCGGCCTTCCAGACCTCCTTCTCATTCATCTCACCCCTCCTATCCCTCCTCTCCATCCTCCTTTTCTCAACATGGCCCCACGTCACCAGCCTCCACTCTGCCCAAACGCATGTCCTCAGAAG GTCCTCCGAGGATGTCTCCTAAATCCCAGCGAACGCCTCGTGCTCACAGAGTGCCGCCGTCGCGGATCAGCTCGGTCTCCACCGCAGTGGACTTGGGTTCCCACAATCCACCTGGAGACGTTTCGGCAACGCCTCCAGCCAGGAGTAACTCCTCTGGAGGAACCTGGTCTTCAGTGGTCAGTGGAG CTCACAGACCTCGATCCCCGCGACAGAACAATGTGGGCCGCGCCTCCCCCGGCTCTTCCTCACTCTCCTCACCCCAGACAGGAATGGCTCCTATAGAAACTGTTACGACGGTGACGTCAGCTTCCTCTCCTACTGCTGCTAGCCCCGCCCCCAACATGGTTGCCTCTCCATCAGGGGATG GTAAAGAATGTCGTGTCCAGGAGACGAGACAGTCATCTCCCTCAGCAAATAATGAGAACATTAAGTCTTTGGATAACTCCCCTAGCATCTCAAGACCAGTCTGTAAAG GGCCTCCTTCTATGGCCCCCGACCACCGAAAACAAATagataatttaaagaaatttagtGTAGATTTTAGA TTGCAGTCCAGTTCCAGTCCAGACCCTGCCTTTGACCAGATGACCAAGCCAGTCAGAGACTCATCAGACAAGCCTAAAGATCTTTCCCTGGACAAGGCCGCCGCAGCGGGCCGAGATGGCGCAGAGGACGGCGCTGCAGGGCTGACTGCTGGCGGCTCCGGAGCCGCGCCTGCGTCATCTGCCAGTAAACCTGGCAGCCCTGCAGCGCCGTCTCCATCTTCCTTAGAGCAGAAGAGAGGAGGGCAGGATGTGACATCACAAGGATTTCAGACGACCGCCATGTCCACTCTGAGTGGACCCAAACAtgaagagaaggaggagaagaaggaggcgGTACAAGA tcAAGTAAGAAAATCAACCCTGAACCCAAATGCTAACGAATTCAAACCCAGGTTTAATACACAG ccTAAGCCAGCCAACACCCCGACGCCTCCTCGGCCTCAGGGTCAGCCCAGCCCCTCCATCGTGGTTCAGCAGCCGCCGGCGGTCTACGGCTGCTTCCCTCAGATGTATCCGCTGACGCCAGTCAGCCCCGGCGTTCAG AAAAGCATAATATGGAAG TCTCCAGCTGTGTACCAGGTCCAAATGCCTCACATGGCAGTGAGCCAGTCGAAACCTTACAGACCAGGTAAAG TACCCAACATGCCCCAGCAGAGGTCTGACCAGCACCACCCACCCGGAACGCCCACCATGATGCACCCAGCAACCGCAGCAGGACCGCCTATCGTAGCACCGAACCCCGCGTACTCAGCGCAGTACTTCACCTGCAGCCCGCAGCAGTTCACCAGCCAGCCGCTCGTTCAGCAGATGACACACTACCAGTCACAG GCACAGCACGTGTTCAGTCCAGTCATGCAGAGCACCGGCAGGATGATGGGCCCTCCTACGCACGGCCAGCCCAGCCTTGTCTCTTCTTCTACTACGCAGTACCCAGAGCAGACACACACCATGTATG TGTCTCCAGGGCCAATGCCTCAGCAGTACCCTCACCCCAGTGCCACCCTGCACCCTCACCCGCAGCACCCGCAGCCCTCTGCCACCCCTACAGGCCAACCCCAGCAGGGCGGCCCTCCACAGCACGGGGGCCCGCCGAGCCACCCTGCAGCCAGCCCGGTCCAGCATCCTCAGCACCAGCAGGCAGCAGCAG cagcggcagcagcgcAGGCCCTGCATCTGTCCAACGCGCCGCCCCAGCAGCAGATCTACTCAGCCTTGGCCCAGACGCCCCCCTCCATGACGCCCAACCCTCAGTCCCCCCAGGCGTCGTTCCCCTCCGCCCAGCAGACCGTCTACATCCACCCTCAGGTGCAGCATGGCTACAACCCCAACCACATGGCCCACATGCAACAG GCCCATATGCAGTCCGGTATTGTGCCATCTCACCATCCAGCCGCTACCCACGCTCCAATGATGCTGATGGCCACACAGGGTCCTCCAGGGGGGCCCCAGCCACCGATGCCCCAGGCGGCCCTGAACCCCATCCCGGTGTCCTCTACTACACATTTCTCCTACTTGGCGCATGCACAAG TGCAGcctcatcatcagcagcagctgtag